The region ACTCTTCTTTCTTCCATCTGATTGTCCTCCTAATCCAATATGCTTTTATCATTATAATTCATTTTGTACATTTAGGAAATTACGAAGCACTGTTCATGTATTCCCTTTGCCAAAATCAGTGATGGGAAGACAAACTAAATACGCAAGTTCTGTAAGATTAAATATCTTATTTACCCCAGCGCAATGCTACCGATCCCCAGGTTAAGCCACCACCAAAACCAACCAGCACCAGCAAATCATTATCCTTGATTCTGCCATTTTTCACAGCCTCGGATAGTGCCATTGGTATGGAGGCTGCAGATGTATTGCCAAATCGTTTGATGGACGTGGCCATACGATCTTCGGAAATATCCAATCGCTCACGGGCAGCCTCCATAATCCGGATATTCGCTTGATGCGGAATCAGATAGTCCACATCATGTTTATTCAAACCAATTTTTTCAATGACATTTACAGCTGACTTTGGCATTTGCCGGACCGCAAATTTGAAGACTTCCCGGCCATTTTGGAATAAATAATCTCCAGGGTTCTGATACAAATATTTGCCACCTGCTCCATCTGCGCCTAACTCAAATGATAATATTCCTTTTCCCTCTGAAACATTACCAGCCACGGCAGCACCAGCACCATCGCCAAAAAGTACGCATGTATTCCGATCAGACCAATCGGTGATTTTGGACAATTTTTCAACACCAATGACCAATACATGTTTATATACATTGGTTTCAATAAATTGTTTTGCAGTTATGAGAGCATACATAAACCCGGAACATGCTGCACTAATGTCCATGGCAGCTGCTTTTGTTGCTCCCAACCGATCTTGCAAGCGGCATGCTACAGATGGGAAAGGCGTATCTGGTGTTACTGTTGCCACCAGGATCAGGTCAAGCTCTTCTGCGTCTATATTTGCATCTTCCAACGCATTTACTGCCGCATAAAAGGCCATGTCTGACGTATCCATATCATCCTCTGCTATGCGGCGTTCTTCAATCCCCGTTCTCGTTCTGATCCATTCGTCATTGGTATCTACAATTTTCTCCAAATCATGGTTTGTGACAACCTTTGTTGGAACATAATGCCCTACCCCAACGATTCCAACACTCATATTTACATCTCCTCTAATATCAATTGTCTAGCTTCGGTGCCCAGCGACTAGTGTGCTTCCTTTACATACATCGCTACCCCGGCACCTTAGGCCTTTCAGTGATTAACATCAATTATTATGACTTGGTACTAATTTTAATGTATCTTTCCCCGCGTTGCAAGTGAATTTATTACTATCCGGGTTCCGTCATTTCTGTTCATTTGGCAGCAACCCTGTCTTTTTATAGGTAGCAACTGCCTTTCTTATTTTTTCCTGAAATGCTTCAGGAACGTCAGGACTAAACTCGCCTAATGTGATAGCTTCGTCCTTGAAATCGTAA is a window of Lentibacillus daqui DNA encoding:
- a CDS encoding beta-ketoacyl-ACP synthase III translates to MSVGIVGVGHYVPTKVVTNHDLEKIVDTNDEWIRTRTGIEERRIAEDDMDTSDMAFYAAVNALEDANIDAEELDLILVATVTPDTPFPSVACRLQDRLGATKAAAMDISAACSGFMYALITAKQFIETNVYKHVLVIGVEKLSKITDWSDRNTCVLFGDGAGAAVAGNVSEGKGILSFELGADGAGGKYLYQNPGDYLFQNGREVFKFAVRQMPKSAVNVIEKIGLNKHDVDYLIPHQANIRIMEAARERLDISEDRMATSIKRFGNTSAASIPMALSEAVKNGRIKDNDLLVLVGFGGGLTWGSVALRWGK